Proteins co-encoded in one Arthrobacter sp. ERGS1:01 genomic window:
- a CDS encoding aldo/keto reductase, with protein sequence MPNVEKGIGMMWGSAQRFAKSGGFVGNLGLGGMRLSIEGRPDADRAKATINAALDAGLTLVDTADAYHAGAQDRGHNETLIGDVLAARGDADRVLVATKGGKVRPGDGRWLIDGRPDHLKSAARESARRLRCESIGLYQLHAPDPGVPFAESIGALKDMVDDGLIERAGISNVSVAEIGVAHGILGPLLVSVQNEFSPTAVDGFGTFKKSQQLGLMFMAWRPFGDQQKIASTDNPFVEMARKYGVSLHRLILAWELSLGVGMVPIPGATRTETIRDSAAALNLELDSLDAERLANYALFGDTALDENLRKDEVNA encoded by the coding sequence ATGCCAAACGTAGAGAAAGGTATCGGGATGATGTGGGGATCGGCTCAGCGGTTTGCCAAGTCCGGCGGATTCGTTGGAAATTTAGGTTTGGGCGGGATGCGCCTGTCCATAGAGGGCCGGCCCGATGCGGACCGGGCAAAAGCGACAATCAATGCGGCACTCGACGCCGGCTTGACGCTCGTGGACACTGCGGATGCCTACCATGCGGGTGCCCAGGACCGCGGCCACAACGAGACCCTGATCGGAGATGTCCTCGCAGCCCGGGGGGACGCAGACCGTGTCCTTGTGGCGACCAAAGGGGGAAAGGTTCGCCCCGGTGATGGCCGCTGGTTGATCGACGGCCGGCCGGATCACCTGAAATCGGCGGCCCGCGAATCGGCCCGGCGGCTGCGATGCGAATCCATTGGGCTGTATCAATTACACGCTCCGGATCCCGGAGTCCCTTTCGCAGAATCCATCGGAGCGTTGAAGGACATGGTCGACGACGGACTCATTGAACGGGCGGGAATCAGCAACGTCTCGGTGGCCGAAATTGGCGTGGCCCACGGCATTCTGGGTCCGCTCCTTGTTTCCGTTCAAAATGAATTCTCGCCCACCGCGGTGGACGGGTTTGGGACTTTCAAGAAATCCCAACAATTGGGTTTGATGTTTATGGCCTGGCGCCCGTTTGGTGACCAGCAAAAGATTGCATCCACCGACAACCCGTTTGTCGAGATGGCGCGCAAGTATGGCGTGAGCCTTCATCGGTTGATATTGGCTTGGGAGTTGTCCTTGGGAGTCGGCATGGTTCCCATTCCGGGGGCAACCAGGACCGAGACCATTCGTGATTCCGCCGCCGCGCTGAACCTGGAATTGGACTCGCTCGACGCCGAACGGCTGGCGAATTACGCGCTTTTTGGTGACACAGCCCTCGATGAAAATCTTCGAAAGGATGAAGTAAATGCTTAG
- a CDS encoding succinylglutamate desuccinylase/aspartoacylase family protein, giving the protein MTSKASRTIEYVPVTTMGSGHRVELAVHRLSSGKPGPTIVLFGGIHGDEATGVEAVRRIVEAIEIDRLIGTVVAVPVCNPYAYETMTRHTVQDGLNLNRIFPGDRNGSLTEQLAAVLTGIQEEADFFIDYHSSGLYSTVDYAYVHKEGQAMAEAYGTPVLYHHEPYPGSSTEMALTTGVPAMVSELGGGGQRTVEFLDRAVAGTLNVLRTVGILEGAVVPLSKPQKVLKTLTTLRPTKGGILLSNYTPDSLLHEVPRGTVLGKVVNAHNFEVEEELVAPFEPTIVVLTREEFTRIEPGDYGFMVGDGDTTSSLEEVFAS; this is encoded by the coding sequence ATGACCAGTAAAGCCTCGCGCACGATTGAATACGTTCCCGTCACCACCATGGGCAGCGGGCATCGGGTGGAACTCGCCGTGCACCGGCTCAGCAGTGGCAAACCCGGCCCCACGATCGTGTTGTTTGGCGGAATCCACGGCGACGAAGCAACCGGTGTTGAGGCAGTGCGACGGATCGTGGAAGCCATCGAGATCGATCGCCTGATTGGAACCGTCGTTGCCGTGCCCGTGTGCAACCCGTACGCCTACGAGACCATGACCCGCCACACCGTCCAGGACGGGCTGAACTTGAACAGGATCTTCCCCGGTGACAGAAACGGCTCGCTGACCGAACAGCTCGCCGCCGTGCTGACGGGAATCCAGGAGGAGGCGGACTTCTTCATTGACTACCACTCCAGCGGTTTGTACTCGACCGTCGACTATGCCTACGTTCACAAGGAAGGTCAGGCCATGGCCGAGGCCTACGGCACCCCGGTGCTGTACCACCACGAACCGTACCCCGGCTCCTCCACGGAAATGGCGCTCACCACCGGAGTGCCGGCCATGGTGAGCGAACTTGGCGGCGGCGGGCAGCGGACAGTGGAATTCCTGGACCGTGCGGTTGCCGGAACGTTGAACGTCCTGCGCACCGTGGGGATCCTGGAAGGAGCCGTGGTTCCGCTGTCGAAGCCCCAGAAGGTCCTGAAGACGCTCACCACTTTGCGGCCCACCAAGGGCGGCATTCTGCTCTCGAACTACACGCCGGACTCCTTGCTGCACGAGGTTCCCCGGGGAACCGTTTTGGGCAAGGTGGTCAACGCCCACAACTTCGAGGTCGAGGAAGAGCTGGTGGCACCGTTTGAACCCACCATTGTGGTGCTGACCCGCGAGGAATTTACCCGCATCGAGCCCGGCGACTACGGCTTCATGGTGGGCGACGGTGACACGACGAGCTCCCTGGAGGAGGTTTTCGCCAGTTAG